One window of the Granulicella arctica genome contains the following:
- a CDS encoding DsbA family protein: protein MILKHVISSAVLASSFLGTGLVAQTAVPKPAAPPAAPLQLQKIGEQGKAVDPFPATNPKFFTATSPTTETVNAFLKTLWGYDSNRIWRVAAIQTTAAAGVSKVTIFVTEKTPNAKIQTTSFFVLPDGKHAIADQSGVVNFGATPFADLRKTLQDRADGPSRGPASKELLLVEFSDLQCPHCKEAQGTMDQLVKDFPNARVVYQNYPLVDIHPSAFVAAAYGVCVAKQKNDAFFPFAQAVFDTQAMLTPEDTKKTLDAAVTTAGLDPAAIATCAATPATKDEVNSSIKLAQDSGIDQTPMLSVNGHVLPLGGIPYETLKQIVAYQAELDGVTTGATLTGVPSLKPRTTPPPAKP from the coding sequence TTGATTCTCAAGCATGTGATTTCGAGTGCGGTTCTGGCGAGTTCTTTTCTTGGTACGGGCTTAGTGGCCCAGACGGCGGTTCCGAAGCCTGCTGCGCCTCCTGCAGCTCCTCTGCAGTTGCAGAAGATCGGCGAACAGGGCAAGGCGGTTGATCCGTTCCCGGCTACGAATCCCAAGTTCTTTACGGCTACGTCGCCGACGACCGAGACGGTGAATGCGTTTCTGAAGACACTCTGGGGCTACGACTCCAACCGCATCTGGCGCGTTGCAGCGATCCAGACGACGGCTGCTGCGGGCGTGAGCAAGGTCACGATCTTTGTGACTGAGAAGACGCCGAACGCCAAGATACAGACGACGTCATTCTTTGTGCTGCCTGACGGTAAGCACGCGATTGCGGACCAGTCAGGCGTTGTGAACTTCGGTGCAACGCCGTTTGCTGATCTGCGCAAGACACTGCAGGATCGCGCGGACGGACCGTCGCGCGGACCAGCAAGCAAGGAACTGCTGCTCGTAGAGTTCTCTGACTTGCAATGTCCGCACTGCAAAGAGGCACAGGGCACGATGGATCAGCTGGTCAAGGACTTCCCGAACGCACGTGTGGTGTACCAGAACTATCCGCTGGTCGACATTCATCCCTCGGCGTTTGTAGCTGCGGCTTACGGCGTTTGCGTCGCCAAGCAGAAGAACGATGCGTTCTTTCCCTTTGCGCAGGCTGTGTTCGACACGCAGGCTATGTTGACTCCTGAGGACACGAAGAAGACCCTTGATGCTGCAGTGACAACGGCCGGGCTCGACCCTGCTGCCATCGCTACCTGTGCGGCTACCCCAGCCACGAAGGACGAGGTCAACTCTTCGATCAAGCTGGCCCAGGACTCCGGGATCGACCAGACGCCAATGCTTTCGGTGAACGGACATGTGCTGCCACTCGGCGGCATACCATACGAAACCTTGAAGCAGATTGTGGCCTACCAGGCGGAACTCGATGGTGTGACCACAGGAGCCACGTTGACTGGAGTTCCGTCGCTCAAGCCACGAACCACTCCTCCACCGGCTAAGCCTTAG
- a CDS encoding alpha/beta hydrolase: MTVYPPKTGNTGAAVIVFPGGGYQILAMDLEGTEVCDWLTARGITCVLLKYRVPGSSKFPKSGAYPQAPQALDDAQRTISLTRRHAAEWHIDPRKIGVIGFSAGGHLVAATSVHFDKRIYPRMDATDDVSCRPDFAIAIYPGHLSSRENSLALQQDVKSHLSRQTPPTFLLQNEDDDVDGVQQVLAYYAGLKQAGVPVEMHLYAQGGHAFGLRRTKLPVTAWPELVEKWMLTIGVLHQQ, translated from the coding sequence ATGACCGTCTATCCCCCAAAGACCGGTAACACTGGAGCAGCCGTGATCGTCTTCCCCGGAGGGGGATATCAGATCCTCGCGATGGATCTGGAAGGGACTGAGGTTTGTGATTGGCTTACAGCAAGAGGAATTACTTGTGTGCTCTTGAAATACCGCGTCCCCGGTTCGTCAAAGTTTCCGAAATCAGGTGCATATCCCCAGGCTCCGCAAGCTCTGGACGACGCTCAAAGGACGATCAGCCTGACTCGGCGTCATGCCGCTGAGTGGCACATCGACCCGCGCAAGATCGGCGTCATCGGCTTCTCTGCGGGCGGTCACCTTGTAGCGGCTACTAGCGTCCACTTCGACAAACGCATCTACCCTCGCATGGACGCAACGGACGATGTAAGCTGCCGACCGGACTTCGCCATAGCGATCTACCCTGGGCATCTTTCATCACGTGAGAACAGTTTGGCTCTGCAGCAAGATGTAAAGAGTCATCTTTCCCGGCAGACGCCGCCCACCTTTCTCCTCCAGAATGAGGACGACGACGTAGATGGCGTCCAGCAAGTCCTCGCCTATTACGCAGGTCTGAAACAGGCTGGAGTTCCAGTCGAAATGCACCTTTACGCACAGGGAGGCCATGCCTTCGGCTTGCGGCGCACCAAGCTTCCCGTAACCGCATGGCCTGAACTGGTGGAAAAGTGGATGCTCACAATTGGGGTTTTGCATCAGCAGTAG